In one Sphingomonas sanguinis genomic region, the following are encoded:
- a CDS encoding methyl-accepting chemotaxis protein → MRVTIKAKLAGTFAIVLLLVAVVVGVGISKVNALNVMIAEIIDGPAQRIKLSLTADGDISRAIRAEKNMMMTQDMAQKRSFDSSFGQYDAKIEESLSEGLKIATVQGRPVWTKALEEWHSYKNISDRARALALQNQNSEAGAMSMTEGRAVAVRLSDTLNKLAGITQGQMDKAKIDSAALYASARTTLMGTAAVALLIAIAGALWIALLVSKGLRKIDEAVSAVADGDLSNEVHVASNDEIKDLVDTVNRMTVRLRETIGQTTQAAQNVAAGSQQLSSSSEQVSQGATEQAAAAEEASASMEQMAANIKQNADNATQTEKIARQSSQDAEHSGQAVQKAVIAMRTIAEKIGIVQEIARQTDLLALNAAVEAARAGEHGRGFAVVAAEVRKLAERSQTAAAEISGMSSDTVGAATQAGEMLTRLVPDIRRTAELVAEISAACREQDIGAVQINEAIQQLDKVTQQNASASEQISSTSEELASQAEELQESIAYFRVDGHGHQTRSTARRAAPVRSKAKPKAAAPAPRPGSVADQQARVRGFALDLTNGGPDGEDAAFGRAA, encoded by the coding sequence ATGCGGGTTACGATCAAGGCCAAGCTGGCCGGTACATTTGCGATAGTCTTGCTACTTGTGGCGGTCGTCGTCGGAGTCGGAATATCGAAGGTCAATGCGTTGAACGTGATGATCGCCGAGATCATCGACGGGCCGGCGCAGCGTATCAAACTGTCCTTGACCGCCGATGGCGACATCAGCCGCGCGATCCGCGCGGAAAAGAACATGATGATGACGCAGGATATGGCGCAGAAGCGCAGCTTCGACAGCAGCTTCGGCCAGTATGACGCCAAGATCGAGGAAAGCCTGAGCGAGGGTCTGAAGATCGCCACCGTGCAGGGGCGCCCGGTTTGGACCAAGGCGCTGGAGGAATGGCACAGCTACAAGAATATAAGCGACCGTGCCCGCGCTCTGGCCCTGCAGAACCAGAATAGCGAGGCGGGTGCCATGTCGATGACCGAAGGCCGTGCCGTCGCGGTGCGCCTGAGCGACACGCTGAACAAGCTGGCGGGCATCACGCAAGGCCAGATGGATAAGGCGAAGATCGACTCCGCCGCGCTTTATGCCTCGGCGCGTACCACCCTGATGGGTACCGCCGCCGTCGCGCTCCTGATCGCGATCGCCGGCGCGCTGTGGATCGCGCTGCTGGTCTCCAAGGGCCTGCGCAAGATCGACGAAGCCGTGTCCGCCGTCGCCGATGGCGATCTGAGCAACGAGGTGCATGTCGCCAGCAATGACGAGATCAAGGATCTAGTCGACACCGTCAACCGCATGACCGTGCGCCTGCGCGAGACGATCGGCCAGACCACCCAGGCGGCACAGAATGTCGCGGCGGGCAGCCAGCAGCTGTCGTCTTCGTCGGAACAGGTGAGCCAGGGCGCGACCGAACAGGCCGCCGCCGCTGAGGAAGCCTCTGCCTCGATGGAGCAGATGGCTGCCAACATCAAACAGAATGCCGACAACGCCACCCAGACCGAGAAGATCGCACGCCAGTCGTCGCAGGACGCCGAACATAGCGGTCAGGCGGTGCAGAAGGCGGTGATCGCCATGCGCACCATCGCGGAGAAGATCGGCATCGTGCAGGAAATCGCCCGTCAGACCGACCTGCTGGCGCTGAACGCAGCGGTCGAAGCGGCCCGTGCGGGCGAACATGGTCGCGGTTTCGCGGTCGTCGCCGCCGAAGTCCGCAAGCTCGCCGAGCGCAGCCAGACGGCAGCGGCGGAGATCAGCGGCATGTCGTCGGACACCGTCGGTGCCGCGACCCAGGCGGGCGAGATGCTGACCAGGCTGGTGCCCGACATCCGTCGTACCGCCGAACTGGTCGCCGAGATCAGCGCCGCGTGCCGCGAACAGGATATCGGCGCGGTCCAGATCAACGAGGCGATCCAGCAGCTCGACAAGGTGACGCAGCAGAACGCTTCGGCCTCCGAGCAGATCTCGTCGACCTCGGAAGAGCTCGCCAGCCAGGCCGAGGAGCTTCAGGAAAGCATCGCCTATTTCCGCGTCGATGGGCACGGCCACCAGACCCGTTCGACTGCGCGCCGCGCCGCGCCGGTTCGCAGCAAGGCCAAGCCCAAGGCGGCGGCTCCGGCACCGCGGCCCGGCTCGGTCGCCGACCAGCAGGCCCGCGTGCGCGGCTTCGCGCTGGACCTGACCAATGGCGGGCCAGACGGCGAGGACGCCGCCTTCGGACGCGCGGCATGA
- a CDS encoding methyl-accepting chemotaxis protein: MIMRFHASLKDTSHVDVATTEIGRLQRAFAQGRVSERADLSGATGKARDMLVAVNELLETAALPAAAFNQRLAQVAAEHERGDIDAALPVDEFPGELAVAARTVNDLVASHIAVKKQAMACVAALAQGDFEAPLAQLPGKKAFINDTIEQLRANLKGLIAEMNTMSAEHDRGDIDVFVPVEKFQGDFGVMARGLNEMVANHIAAKKMAMACIKQFGEGNFNAPMQQLPGKKAFINDTIELLRANFQAIIGEIQRLIAASTAGKLSERGDATRFPGDFAGLVSGINGMLDAILLPIGEGNRVLNLVSTGSLLERVEIECDGDHRRMKDAINNLVDNLTQFAGNVAGAADQVASGSQQLSSASEQVSEGATEQAAAAEEASASMEQMAANIKQNADNATQTEKIARQSSQDAEQSGQAVQKAVVAMRTIAEKIGIVQEIARQTDLLALNAAVEAARAGEHGRGFAVVAAEVRKLAERSQTAAAEISGMSSDTVLAATQAGEMLTKLVPDIRRTAELVSEISAACREQDIGAAQINEAIQQLDKVTQQNASASDEISSTSTQLAGRAEDLQESIAFFQIAQGARPVAAKPAVRKPATKQVIAKAGKASARAGSVADQQARVRGFALDLNEGGPDGEDAEFGHAA; the protein is encoded by the coding sequence ATGATCATGCGTTTCCACGCTTCGTTGAAAGACACTTCGCATGTCGACGTCGCCACGACGGAGATCGGCCGTCTGCAGCGCGCCTTTGCCCAGGGGCGGGTGAGCGAGCGGGCCGACCTGTCAGGCGCGACCGGCAAGGCGCGCGACATGCTCGTGGCGGTCAACGAGTTGCTCGAAACCGCCGCCCTGCCTGCGGCCGCGTTCAACCAGCGGCTGGCGCAGGTCGCGGCCGAGCATGAGCGGGGCGACATCGACGCGGCGCTGCCGGTCGACGAATTTCCGGGCGAACTGGCCGTCGCGGCGCGGACCGTCAACGATCTGGTCGCCAGCCATATCGCCGTCAAGAAACAGGCGATGGCCTGTGTCGCCGCGCTGGCGCAGGGCGATTTTGAGGCGCCGCTGGCGCAACTGCCGGGCAAGAAGGCCTTCATCAACGACACGATCGAGCAGCTTCGCGCCAATCTGAAGGGCCTGATCGCCGAGATGAACACCATGTCGGCCGAGCATGACCGGGGCGATATCGACGTGTTCGTGCCGGTCGAGAAGTTCCAGGGCGATTTCGGCGTCATGGCCCGGGGCCTGAACGAGATGGTCGCCAACCATATCGCCGCCAAGAAGATGGCGATGGCCTGCATCAAGCAGTTCGGCGAGGGCAATTTCAACGCGCCGATGCAGCAACTGCCGGGCAAGAAGGCGTTCATCAACGACACGATCGAATTGCTGCGCGCCAATTTCCAGGCGATCATCGGTGAAATCCAGCGCCTGATCGCGGCCTCGACCGCAGGAAAGCTGAGCGAGCGCGGCGACGCGACCCGCTTCCCCGGCGACTTTGCCGGACTGGTCAGCGGGATCAACGGGATGCTCGACGCGATCCTGCTGCCGATCGGGGAGGGCAATCGCGTCCTCAACCTGGTCAGCACCGGATCGCTGCTCGAACGGGTGGAGATCGAGTGCGACGGCGATCATCGTCGCATGAAGGATGCGATCAACAATCTGGTCGACAATCTCACCCAGTTCGCGGGCAATGTCGCGGGCGCGGCCGATCAGGTCGCCAGCGGCAGCCAGCAGCTGTCCTCGGCCTCCGAACAGGTGTCGGAAGGCGCGACCGAACAGGCCGCCGCCGCCGAGGAAGCCTCGGCTTCGATGGAGCAGATGGCGGCCAACATCAAACAGAATGCCGACAACGCCACCCAGACCGAGAAGATCGCCCGCCAGTCTTCACAGGACGCCGAACAGAGCGGCCAAGCGGTGCAGAAGGCGGTCGTCGCCATGCGTACGATCGCGGAAAAGATCGGCATCGTGCAGGAGATCGCCCGCCAGACCGATCTGCTCGCGCTGAACGCTGCGGTCGAGGCCGCACGCGCCGGCGAACATGGTCGCGGCTTCGCGGTCGTGGCGGCCGAGGTGCGCAAGCTCGCCGAGCGCAGCCAGACGGCGGCGGCGGAGATCAGCGGCATGTCGTCGGACACGGTGCTCGCCGCGACTCAGGCGGGTGAAATGCTGACCAAGCTGGTCCCCGACATCCGCCGCACCGCCGAACTGGTCAGCGAGATCAGTGCCGCATGCCGCGAACAGGATATCGGCGCGGCGCAGATCAACGAGGCGATCCAGCAGCTCGACAAGGTGACTCAGCAGAACGCATCCGCGTCCGACGAGATTTCGAGCACCTCGACGCAGCTCGCCGGTCGTGCGGAGGATCTGCAGGAGAGCATCGCCTTCTTCCAGATCGCCCAGGGCGCCCGGCCGGTTGCGGCCAAGCCAGCGGTTCGCAAGCCCGCCACCAAGCAGGTCATCGCCAAGGCGGGTAAGGCCTCGGCACGAGCGGGTTCCGTCGCCGACCAGCAGGCACGGGTTCGCGGCTTCGCGCTCGACCTCAACGAGGGCGGGCCGGACGGCGAGGATGCGGAGTTCGGCCACGCGGCCTGA
- a CDS encoding chemotaxis protein CheW: MSGAHDIQVVVFGLGEEEFALPVTTVREILDHRNAYRVPHAPDWFLGLTDVRGESVPMVDLRVRLGLSPVEPTLTTRILVVDVAGAGGKPLSLGMVVDRVLDVATFPAEAVEGAPDLGGRWRSEQIEAILRRGAGFIALLDPVRLFGAADLDVARAAAVAA, translated from the coding sequence ATGAGCGGCGCGCACGACATCCAGGTCGTGGTCTTCGGTCTCGGGGAGGAGGAATTCGCCCTTCCCGTCACCACGGTCCGCGAGATCCTGGACCACCGTAACGCCTATCGGGTGCCGCACGCACCCGACTGGTTCCTGGGGCTGACCGATGTGCGCGGCGAATCCGTGCCCATGGTCGACCTGCGTGTCCGGCTGGGCCTCAGCCCGGTCGAGCCGACGCTGACGACCCGCATCCTCGTCGTCGACGTGGCGGGGGCCGGTGGCAAGCCGCTGTCGCTGGGGATGGTCGTCGACCGGGTCCTCGACGTGGCGACCTTCCCGGCCGAGGCGGTCGAGGGCGCGCCCGATCTGGGCGGTCGCTGGCGGTCGGAGCAGATCGAGGCGATCCTGCGGCGGGGCGCAGGCTTCATCGCGCTGCTCGACCCGGTACGCCTATTCGGCGCGGCGGACCTTGACGTCGCCCGTGCGGCTGCGGTTGCCGCCTGA
- a CDS encoding methyl-accepting chemotaxis protein, whose translation MRATIKVKLGATFALIVCLLLAVVGVGVMKMSALNTAISEVIAGPAKRMEIAQSIDAEVGRVVRNEKNMALTEDLDKTRDFNQRVMTQRALVDTYFAEGMKAATANGRIYWQDARDQWEGYKPLNDQIRALALENKNQEAAKVSMTAAREKTMKMADSLAKLVELGRQDMAAADRDTNAQYANARTVLFATAALALLVAVGGALWISRLVSQGLNKVSVAIDAVAIGDLSQDVTVTSNDEIKDLVDTVNRMTTNLRESAQLADTIAGGDLTVNHQPLSDKDVLGHALVAMVDRLRGVVGDATQAAQNVAAGSQQLSSSSEQVSQGATEQAAAAEEASASMEQMAANIKQNADNATQTEKIARQSSLDAEQSGTAVQKAVIAMRTIAEKIGIVQEIARQTDLLALNAAVEAARAGEHGRGFAVVAAEVRKLAERSQTAAAEISGMSSDTVGAATQAGEMLTKLVPDIRRTAELVAEISAACREQDIGAVQINEAIQQLDKVTQQNASASEQISSTSEELASQAEELQESIAYFRVEAGGQHVRAKAPVRKPLARPATKATKAAKPGNAPRAGSVADQQARVRGFALDLTNGGPDGEDAEFGRAA comes from the coding sequence ATGCGAGCAACGATCAAAGTGAAACTGGGCGCGACATTCGCGCTTATCGTCTGTCTTCTGTTGGCGGTCGTCGGCGTCGGTGTGATGAAGATGAGCGCGCTCAACACCGCGATCAGCGAAGTCATCGCCGGTCCTGCCAAGCGAATGGAAATCGCGCAGAGCATCGACGCCGAAGTCGGGCGCGTCGTCCGCAACGAAAAGAACATGGCGCTGACCGAAGATCTCGACAAGACCCGGGACTTCAATCAGCGCGTGATGACGCAGCGTGCGCTGGTCGATACCTATTTTGCCGAAGGGATGAAGGCCGCCACGGCCAACGGGCGCATCTACTGGCAGGACGCGCGGGACCAATGGGAAGGGTACAAGCCCCTCAATGACCAGATTCGTGCCCTGGCGCTTGAAAACAAGAACCAGGAAGCGGCCAAGGTGTCGATGACGGCGGCCCGTGAAAAGACGATGAAAATGGCGGATTCGCTGGCCAAGCTGGTCGAACTCGGTCGTCAGGACATGGCGGCTGCCGATCGGGACACCAACGCCCAATATGCCAATGCCCGCACCGTCCTGTTCGCCACGGCGGCGCTGGCGCTGCTGGTCGCGGTCGGCGGCGCCTTGTGGATTTCGCGTCTCGTCTCGCAGGGTCTGAACAAGGTGTCGGTGGCGATCGATGCGGTGGCGATCGGCGATCTGTCGCAGGACGTGACCGTCACCTCGAATGACGAGATCAAGGATCTGGTCGACACCGTCAACCGCATGACCACCAACCTGCGTGAGAGCGCACAGCTGGCCGATACGATCGCGGGCGGCGACCTGACCGTCAATCACCAGCCGCTGTCGGACAAGGACGTGCTGGGCCATGCGCTGGTCGCGATGGTCGATCGCCTGCGCGGCGTCGTCGGCGATGCGACCCAGGCGGCGCAGAACGTCGCGGCGGGCAGCCAGCAGCTGTCGTCCTCGTCGGAGCAGGTGAGCCAAGGCGCGACCGAGCAGGCCGCCGCCGCCGAGGAAGCCTCTGCCTCGATGGAGCAGATGGCCGCCAACATCAAACAGAATGCCGACAACGCGACCCAGACCGAGAAGATCGCGCGCCAGTCGTCGCTCGATGCCGAACAGAGCGGCACGGCGGTACAGAAGGCCGTGATCGCGATGCGTACGATCGCGGAGAAGATCGGCATCGTGCAGGAAATCGCTCGCCAGACCGACCTGCTCGCCCTTAATGCGGCGGTCGAAGCGGCGCGTGCGGGCGAACATGGTCGCGGCTTCGCGGTCGTGGCGGCCGAAGTCCGCAAGCTCGCCGAGCGCAGCCAGACGGCCGCGGCGGAGATCAGCGGCATGTCGTCCGACACCGTTGGTGCTGCCACTCAGGCGGGCGAGATGCTGACCAAGCTGGTGCCCGACATCCGCCGCACCGCCGAGCTGGTCGCCGAGATCAGCGCGGCGTGCCGTGAGCAGGATATCGGCGCGGTCCAGATCAACGAGGCGATCCAGCAGCTCGACAAGGTGACGCAGCAGAACGCGTCTGCCTCCGAGCAGATTTCGTCGACCTCGGAAGAGCTCGCCAGCCAGGCCGAGGAGCTTCAGGAAAGCATCGCCTATTTCCGGGTCGAAGCCGGTGGCCAGCACGTCCGTGCCAAGGCGCCAGTCCGCAAACCGCTCGCCCGCCCGGCGACCAAGGCGACCAAGGCAGCCAAGCCGGGCAACGCGCCGCGCGCGGGCTCGGTCGCCGACCAGCAGGCGCGTGTGCGCGGCTTCGCGCTGGACCTGACCAATGGCGGTCCCGACGGCGAGGACGCCGAATTCGGGCGTGCCGCCTGA
- a CDS encoding chemotaxis protein CheW, with the protein MPYHKVPNWTPENGLEVLTFGLGGETFALEAGIVREILDMMPVTMVPGADPLAASVINFRGRIVPLADLRGSFGMEAHANTADSRIIVIELDVKGDPFLIGLTADQVNEVTVLHAGDAEEVPVIGMRWPRENVRCLVRRGGDVVVLPDLTALFSRLTNDATETTTIH; encoded by the coding sequence ATGCCGTATCACAAAGTACCCAATTGGACGCCCGAGAACGGCCTGGAGGTCCTGACCTTCGGCCTGGGCGGCGAGACCTTCGCGCTGGAGGCGGGCATCGTCCGCGAAATTCTGGACATGATGCCGGTAACGATGGTGCCGGGCGCCGATCCGCTCGCCGCCTCGGTCATCAACTTTCGCGGCCGCATCGTGCCGCTGGCCGATCTGCGCGGCTCGTTCGGGATGGAGGCGCATGCCAACACCGCCGACAGCCGGATCATCGTGATCGAGCTGGACGTGAAGGGCGATCCGTTCCTGATCGGCCTGACCGCCGATCAGGTCAACGAAGTCACGGTGCTGCACGCGGGCGATGCGGAGGAGGTGCCCGTCATCGGCATGCGCTGGCCGCGTGAGAATGTCCGCTGCCTGGTACGGCGCGGGGGCGACGTGGTGGTCCTGCCGGACCTGACCGCGCTGTTCTCCCGCCTGACGAACGACGCCACCGAGACCACCACCATCCACTGA
- a CDS encoding chemotaxis protein CheA, whose translation MSTEDPTAAFRIEAGELLEQVEQGLLDLEHRLDDMNLVNAVFRGLHTLKGSGAMFGFDALAAFTHHCESAFDRVRKGDVRATPELVSVILSAADHMRALVDGDAPAAHGQAILDRLAAAVDAAAGGGAPVAAPAPRKQGWTLSFRLPPDAMTNGTSPLALLDELRELGEATIVASFDTVPALDDLNPGHCLVGWDCTLIGDISREAIEDVFLFVMDDMEITITPLAVGEAEAEVATTSEHAPVAVDAPVAANDTTPRGASANRSQGEHVRVPAERLDELMDRVGELVIAQSRLSQLAGHGHDLSLRSVSEEIERLAGEMRDTMMILRMVPVSTLFGRFRRLIHDLANETGKAIELVTEGETTEVDKTVIERLFDPLVHIIRNSCDHGLEKAEDRVAAGKSASGVIRLSAHQAGGEVLITITDDGRGIDVERVRAKAEANGLIQPGQVVSEDELLGLIFHPGFSTAAQVTNLSGRGVGMDVVKRTIESLRGSIDVKSVSGQGSTITLRIPLTLAIIEGLLVRVGEGRYVIPLAAVEECLELSLEEDLRSRGRSIITLRERLVPFLRLRDLFATGTKPDTYQKIVVVGTGAERVGLVVDQIVGNHQTVIKAMSPLHRNVAAFAGATILGDGSVALILDIAQLIALSQPREERRLAAG comes from the coding sequence ATGAGCACGGAAGATCCGACAGCCGCCTTCCGGATCGAGGCGGGCGAGCTTCTGGAGCAGGTCGAACAGGGTCTGCTCGACCTGGAGCACCGGCTGGACGACATGAACCTCGTCAACGCCGTGTTCCGTGGCCTTCACACGCTGAAAGGCTCGGGCGCGATGTTCGGCTTCGATGCGCTGGCGGCCTTCACCCATCACTGCGAAAGCGCGTTCGATCGCGTGCGCAAGGGCGATGTTCGTGCGACGCCGGAACTGGTGTCGGTGATCCTGTCGGCGGCGGACCATATGCGGGCGCTGGTCGATGGCGATGCCCCGGCCGCGCATGGCCAGGCGATCCTCGACCGGCTGGCAGCGGCGGTCGATGCCGCAGCCGGTGGCGGGGCGCCCGTCGCTGCGCCTGCACCGCGCAAGCAGGGCTGGACGCTGTCCTTCCGCCTGCCGCCCGACGCCATGACCAACGGGACCAGCCCGCTGGCGCTGCTCGACGAGCTGCGCGAACTGGGCGAGGCGACGATCGTGGCGAGCTTCGACACGGTGCCCGCGCTCGACGACCTCAACCCGGGCCATTGCCTGGTCGGCTGGGACTGCACGCTGATCGGCGACATTTCGCGCGAGGCGATCGAGGACGTGTTCCTGTTCGTCATGGACGATATGGAGATCACCATCACCCCGCTGGCGGTCGGAGAGGCCGAGGCGGAGGTGGCGACGACCTCCGAACACGCCCCCGTGGCCGTGGATGCGCCGGTCGCCGCCAACGACACCACGCCGCGCGGTGCCTCGGCCAACCGGTCGCAGGGCGAGCATGTCCGCGTGCCCGCCGAGCGTCTGGACGAGCTGATGGACCGGGTCGGCGAGCTCGTCATCGCCCAGAGCCGCCTGTCGCAGCTGGCGGGCCATGGTCACGACCTCAGCCTGCGTTCGGTGTCCGAAGAGATCGAGCGTCTGGCGGGCGAAATGCGCGACACGATGATGATCCTGCGCATGGTGCCGGTGTCGACCCTGTTCGGCCGTTTCCGCCGCCTGATCCACGATCTGGCGAACGAGACCGGCAAGGCGATCGAGCTGGTGACCGAAGGCGAGACGACCGAGGTCGACAAGACCGTGATCGAGCGTCTGTTCGACCCGCTGGTCCACATCATCCGCAACAGTTGCGACCATGGCCTTGAAAAGGCCGAGGACCGCGTCGCGGCGGGCAAGTCGGCCAGTGGCGTGATCCGGTTGAGCGCGCATCAGGCGGGTGGCGAAGTCCTCATCACCATCACCGATGACGGTCGCGGCATCGATGTCGAGCGGGTCCGCGCCAAGGCGGAAGCCAATGGCCTGATCCAGCCCGGCCAGGTGGTCAGCGAGGACGAACTTCTCGGCCTGATCTTCCATCCCGGCTTCTCGACGGCGGCGCAGGTCACGAACCTGTCGGGCCGGGGCGTCGGCATGGACGTGGTCAAGCGCACGATCGAAAGCCTGCGCGGCTCGATCGACGTGAAGAGCGTGTCCGGCCAGGGATCGACCATCACGCTGCGCATTCCGCTGACGCTGGCGATCATCGAGGGGCTGCTCGTCCGAGTGGGTGAGGGACGCTATGTCATCCCGCTCGCGGCGGTCGAGGAATGCCTGGAGCTGTCGCTGGAGGAGGATCTGCGCTCGCGTGGGCGCAGCATCATCACGCTGCGCGAACGGCTGGTGCCCTTCCTGCGCCTGCGCGACCTTTTCGCGACGGGGACCAAGCCCGACACCTATCAGAAGATCGTCGTGGTCGGCACGGGGGCGGAGCGCGTCGGATTGGTCGTCGACCAGATCGTCGGCAACCACCAGACGGTCATCAAGGCCATGTCGCCGCTCCACCGCAACGTCGCCGCCTTTGCGGGCGCGACCATCCTGGGCGACGGTTCGGTCGCCCTGATCCTCGACATCGCCCAGCTCATCGCGCTGAGCCAGCCTAGGGAGGAGCGGCGTCTGGCCGCTGGATAA
- a CDS encoding response regulator, giving the protein MTASILTVDDSASLRMAIRIALTGAGYTVTEAADGAEGLAKATETRFDLIVTDLNMPNMDGLEMIRALRQQPAQAGVPIIFLTTESDDSMKAQAKAAGATGWLVKPFQPEQLIRVAQKVLAR; this is encoded by the coding sequence ATGACCGCTTCCATCCTGACCGTCGACGACAGCGCGAGCCTGCGCATGGCGATCCGCATCGCCCTGACCGGCGCGGGCTATACGGTGACGGAGGCCGCCGATGGCGCCGAGGGGCTGGCCAAGGCGACCGAGACCCGCTTCGACCTGATCGTCACCGATCTCAACATGCCCAATATGGACGGGCTGGAGATGATCCGCGCGCTGCGCCAGCAGCCTGCACAGGCTGGCGTGCCGATCATCTTCCTGACCACCGAGTCGGATGATTCGATGAAGGCGCAGGCCAAGGCGGCGGGCGCGACCGGCTGGCTGGTCAAGCCGTTCCAGCCCGAACAGCTGATCCGCGTCGCGCAGAAGGTCCTGGCGCGATGA
- a CDS encoding STAS domain-containing protein: protein MSITMVMAGEDVCLPTIGALAEDLKTAIVPDATVRLDLSGAATPDLSVIQLVQSARVSAAAVGCDFALSAPADATLHALLTRAAFLPASAEDTQFWLHGETAQ from the coding sequence ATGTCGATCACCATGGTGATGGCAGGCGAGGACGTGTGCCTGCCGACCATCGGCGCTTTGGCCGAAGATTTGAAGACCGCGATCGTACCCGATGCGACCGTTCGGCTGGACCTGTCGGGTGCTGCTACGCCGGACCTCAGCGTCATCCAGCTCGTCCAGTCGGCGCGCGTCAGCGCGGCGGCGGTGGGATGCGATTTCGCGCTGTCGGCACCGGCCGATGCGACGCTGCACGCTCTGCTGACCCGCGCGGCCTTCCTGCCCGCTTCGGCGGAAGACACCCAATTCTGGCTTCACGGAGAGACCGCCCAATGA
- a CDS encoding arylamine N-acetyltransferase family protein, whose protein sequence is MFDLDSYLARIALPSRVTVDAEGLGRLQWAHRQAIPFENIDVRLGRPIAIDSAGVFAKLVTAKRGGYCFEQNRLFLDALAAHGFHARPLLARVWLAATDVPPTTHTLSLVHIEGQDWIADAGFGGSYSPPMPLVEGAEATAPDGALFRLERDPQHGWMLLRNGHPGLTDGRATGEGWQPQYSFTTDHVWDADLALANHWTSTAPESRFRQATIVSIILPRGFASLTDRHYRRRVGEDETAGTITDPRVYRMRLSLMFGIDLTVEEAGTLFGE, encoded by the coding sequence ATGTTCGATCTCGATTCCTATCTCGCCCGTATCGCTCTGCCCTCGCGCGTGACCGTCGATGCCGAAGGGCTGGGGCGGCTGCAATGGGCGCATCGCCAGGCCATTCCGTTCGAGAATATCGATGTCCGGCTGGGCCGTCCCATCGCCATCGACAGCGCGGGCGTCTTCGCCAAGCTGGTGACGGCCAAGCGCGGCGGTTACTGCTTCGAGCAGAACCGGCTGTTCCTTGATGCGCTGGCGGCGCACGGTTTCCATGCGCGGCCGCTGCTCGCGCGGGTCTGGCTGGCGGCGACCGACGTGCCGCCGACCACCCATACGCTCAGCCTCGTTCATATCGAGGGACAGGACTGGATTGCCGATGCGGGCTTCGGGGGTAGCTATTCGCCGCCCATGCCGCTCGTCGAGGGGGCCGAGGCGACCGCACCCGATGGCGCGCTGTTCCGGCTGGAGCGTGATCCACAGCATGGCTGGATGCTGCTGCGCAACGGCCATCCCGGCTTGACCGATGGCCGCGCGACGGGCGAGGGGTGGCAGCCGCAATATAGCTTCACCACCGATCATGTCTGGGACGCGGATCTGGCGCTGGCCAATCACTGGACGTCGACCGCGCCGGAAAGCCGTTTCCGCCAGGCGACGATCGTCAGCATCATCCTGCCGCGCGGGTTCGCATCGCTGACCGACCGCCATTATCGCCGCCGGGTCGGGGAGGACGAGACCGCCGGTACGATCACCGACCCGCGCGTCTATCGGATGCGGCTGAGCCTGATGTTCGGAATCGACCTGACCGTCGAAGAGGCGGGGACGCTGTTCGGCGAATAA